One Pseudofrancisella aestuarii genomic region harbors:
- the thrC gene encoding threonine synthase, with protein MNFISTRGNNIKVSLSEAMQSGLAPDGGLFVPERFPTVDWKSFEKGMSYPEFAASMLKEFFEGDELEPFLHKICQNAFTFPVPVKRLNKNTSILELFHGPTLSFKDFGARFLANCLSFIESDKPFTILVATSGDTGSAVAAAFYGKRNIRVVVMFPRGKISKRQERQITCWGDNIQAVEVEGVFDDCQALVKEAFRTPWWTERTKLNTSNSINIGRLLPQSTYYAYTSWQYYLETGKKANYIVPSGNVGNITAAFWAKEMGFPIDEISMSLNANDTIVDYLDTGKFSPRASVETLANAMDVGNPSNFERLLYLLGDYESFRKNVKAVCVSDFEIIEEIKQVYDQYGEIICPHTATGFVARSQYDSDKDYIVVSTAHPAKFESVIEPILNINVPPTEALQELLDREQHKVTITKSMDELCEVYRLQK; from the coding sequence ATGAATTTTATTAGTACTAGAGGTAATAATATCAAGGTTTCATTAAGTGAAGCTATGCAGTCTGGACTAGCTCCTGATGGAGGATTATTTGTTCCAGAAAGATTTCCTACAGTTGATTGGAAAAGCTTTGAGAAGGGTATGAGTTATCCAGAATTTGCTGCAAGTATGTTAAAAGAGTTCTTTGAAGGAGATGAATTAGAGCCTTTTTTACATAAAATTTGTCAAAATGCTTTTACATTTCCAGTACCAGTAAAAAGGCTAAATAAAAACACCTCTATTTTAGAACTATTTCATGGTCCAACTTTATCATTTAAAGATTTTGGAGCTAGATTCTTAGCAAATTGTTTAAGCTTCATTGAAAGTGATAAACCTTTTACTATACTTGTTGCTACTTCAGGAGATACTGGATCTGCTGTGGCAGCAGCGTTCTATGGGAAGAGGAATATTAGAGTAGTAGTTATGTTTCCTAGAGGAAAGATATCTAAAAGACAAGAAAGACAAATAACTTGCTGGGGTGATAATATTCAAGCTGTTGAAGTTGAAGGAGTATTTGATGATTGTCAGGCTTTAGTTAAAGAAGCTTTTAGAACACCCTGGTGGACAGAAAGAACAAAACTAAATACTTCAAATAGTATAAATATTGGACGTTTATTACCGCAATCAACTTATTATGCTTATACATCATGGCAGTATTATTTGGAAACAGGTAAAAAAGCAAATTATATAGTACCTTCTGGCAACGTTGGTAATATTACAGCAGCTTTTTGGGCTAAAGAGATGGGTTTCCCTATAGATGAAATATCTATGAGCTTAAATGCGAATGATACAATTGTAGATTATTTAGATACTGGTAAGTTTAGTCCAAGAGCAAGTGTTGAAACCTTAGCAAATGCAATGGATGTTGGTAATCCTAGTAATTTTGAAAGGCTACTGTATTTATTAGGAGACTATGAGAGTTTTAGAAAAAATGTAAAAGCTGTTTGTGTCTCTGATTTTGAGATTATAGAAGAAATAAAACAAGTATATGATCAATATGGTGAGATTATCTGTCCTCATACTGCGACAGGATTTGTTGCTAGAAGCCAATATGATAGTGATAAAGATTACATAGTTGTATCAACAGCACATCCTGCTAAATTTGAATCTGTTATTGAACCTATATTAAATATTAATGTACCTCCAACAGAAGCATTGCAAGAGCTTTTAGATAGAGAGCAACATAAGGTTACAATTACTAAATCTATGGATGAACTTTGTGAAGTTTATAGATTGCAAAAATAA
- a CDS encoding PulJ/GspJ family protein, translating into MLHSVSNKSKFKGVSLIETLIALAILLAVLFMFFILFDALIAKDYSLNKKIQESDNLQQAAAEMKIAGVASAVNVGATDNGDGTNTIQISSKENSSNALLNRVVIIANKPQAKLNLISCNNKECTLNAEGSIADSALYSYSSTGNNVIISPETTSNASQNIEIQYSDYGQYEVTLTVSDKYGIKDNKTIPVTVSPPPLPNPVLNFGECNASKCTFNASGTTIYTDKATYTYSFDGGADDIVTTEINQNVVAQYTSYGSKTVSLKVVDEAGQEAMVTKDIEVYPFDIELRYLPDYLNGTGYVIDLIGQDIVDGTPVTVNVINNANSEYAIGVQKWDAYASGCQSTLAVNYNSFMDGYGSYYCNALGGESSYKGVGILYAGQNPVTIEVSYLGYSITQSFNVVLFNE; encoded by the coding sequence GTGCTTCATTCTGTGAGCAATAAATCTAAATTTAAAGGGGTTTCATTGATTGAGACTTTAATTGCATTAGCTATATTATTAGCTGTTTTATTTATGTTTTTCATTTTGTTCGATGCACTTATTGCTAAAGACTATAGTTTAAATAAGAAAATTCAAGAATCAGATAATTTACAACAAGCAGCAGCTGAGATGAAAATAGCTGGAGTAGCTAGTGCTGTGAATGTCGGAGCTACAGATAACGGTGATGGGACAAATACAATACAAATATCTTCAAAAGAAAATTCAAGTAATGCTTTATTAAATAGAGTTGTGATTATAGCAAATAAGCCACAAGCAAAATTAAACCTTATAAGTTGTAATAATAAAGAGTGTACTTTGAATGCAGAAGGTTCTATTGCAGATAGTGCATTATATAGTTATAGCTCTACAGGAAATAATGTCATTATTTCTCCTGAGACTACATCTAATGCTTCTCAAAATATAGAAATTCAATATTCAGATTATGGACAGTATGAGGTCACGCTTACTGTATCTGACAAATATGGTATAAAAGATAATAAAACTATCCCTGTTACTGTCTCACCACCACCGCTCCCAAATCCTGTTTTAAACTTTGGAGAGTGTAATGCTTCTAAATGTACGTTTAATGCATCTGGAACAACTATATATACGGATAAAGCTACTTATACTTATAGCTTTGATGGTGGAGCTGATGATATTGTTACTACAGAGATTAATCAGAATGTAGTGGCTCAATATACTTCTTATGGTAGTAAAACAGTTTCTTTAAAAGTTGTTGATGAAGCAGGTCAGGAAGCAATGGTAACTAAAGATATTGAAGTTTATCCTTTTGATATTGAGCTTAGATATCTACCAGACTATCTTAATGGAACTGGCTATGTTATAGATCTTATAGGTCAAGATATAGTGGATGGTACTCCAGTCACTGTTAATGTGATTAACAATGCAAATTCAGAGTATGCAATTGGAGTTCAGAAATGGGATGCTTATGCATCTGGGTGTCAATCTACCTTAGCTGTTAATTATAATTCTTTTATGGATGGGTATGGTAGTTATTACTGTAATGCACTAGGCGGAGAGTCTTCCTATAAAGGTGTGGGAATATTATATGCAGGCCAGAATCCAGTAACTATAGAAGTTTCCTATTTAGGTTATAGTATAACTCAGAGTTTTAATGTTGTGCTTTTTAATGAATAA
- the asd gene encoding aspartate-semialdehyde dehydrogenase, with translation MLKVGFIGWRGMVGSVLMSRMVESKDFDNIAPTFFSTSQVGQKGSGFIEKYGLLQDANDVKQLGKMDILLSCQGGEYTKEIYPKLRASGWKGFWIDAASALRLEKDSTLVLDPLNHDQIVKAIQSGKKDFIGSNCTVSLMSLAISGLLKEDLVEWVNSSTYQAISGSGAAAMQELLVQTKLLNEKDDANKDILTREKTLRELSKNASLIPQEKTVQTLAYNLLPWIDVAMENGQTKEEYKAATELNKILATKTYIPVDGVCVRVPSLRSHSQALTIKLKKKLTIEEIQEKISKGNEWVKVVENNKEDTLKNLTPQATSGTLDIAIGRIKQSLIADDIFHCFTVGDQLLWGAAEPLRRVLNIILKETPKKSSQMDLL, from the coding sequence ATGCTTAAAGTAGGTTTTATTGGTTGGCGAGGAATGGTCGGCTCTGTTTTAATGTCTAGAATGGTTGAGTCAAAAGATTTTGATAATATCGCACCAACTTTCTTTTCAACTTCGCAAGTAGGGCAAAAAGGTTCAGGTTTCATAGAAAAATATGGACTATTACAGGATGCTAATGATGTTAAGCAATTAGGAAAGATGGATATTCTTCTAAGTTGCCAAGGTGGAGAGTACACAAAAGAAATATATCCAAAACTTAGAGCTTCTGGCTGGAAAGGGTTTTGGATAGATGCTGCATCTGCTTTACGCTTAGAGAAAGATAGTACTTTAGTTTTAGATCCTCTTAACCATGATCAAATTGTAAAAGCTATACAAAGTGGTAAGAAAGATTTTATTGGAAGTAACTGTACTGTTAGTTTAATGTCATTAGCAATATCTGGTCTATTAAAGGAAGACTTAGTTGAATGGGTTAACTCTAGCACTTACCAAGCTATCTCAGGATCTGGTGCAGCGGCTATGCAAGAGTTACTGGTACAAACTAAACTTTTAAATGAAAAAGATGATGCAAACAAAGACATCTTAACTAGAGAAAAGACACTAAGAGAATTGTCAAAAAATGCTTCACTAATTCCTCAGGAAAAAACTGTTCAAACCCTAGCATACAATCTACTACCTTGGATAGATGTTGCTATGGAGAATGGACAAACTAAAGAAGAATATAAAGCTGCTACTGAACTTAACAAAATACTTGCTACTAAAACATATATCCCTGTTGATGGAGTTTGTGTAAGAGTTCCTAGCCTAAGATCTCACTCTCAAGCACTTACAATAAAACTAAAGAAAAAACTAACTATTGAAGAGATCCAAGAAAAAATATCTAAAGGTAACGAATGGGTTAAAGTCGTTGAAAACAATAAAGAAGACACTTTAAAAAACTTAACTCCTCAAGCAACTTCAGGAACGTTAGATATAGCTATAGGTCGTATCAAGCAATCTCTAATAGCTGATGATATATTTCATTGTTTCACAGTTGGTGATCAACTACTTTGGGGAGCTGCTGAGCCTTTAAGAAGAGTTCTAAACATTATATTAAAAGAAACGCCTAAAAAAAGTTCGCAAATGGATTTATTGTAA
- a CDS encoding amino acid permease, with amino-acid sequence MFSKSFGSVLLIIGTTIGAGMLSLPLIVASCGFFTAIVLLIMSWSVMYLMALKLLKVCSEYPLGVNFTTMMESRSSRAYQLFFTIVYMLLLYSLMSAYTTQGSSLIEAIGQAASKDTSSDMNTAVSAIIFILIFSSFMYSYKISDYANRTFVFLKLVFFILCLGWMVVYINPDYLKVTPLSILALVFAWPTLLPSFGFQNIIPVLYEYQEGDINSIRKSILIGSLSVLFIYILWLLLCLALIPQAGEHSYQSIFGNGNSLGDFVAEIKMITSSATIQLFLNVFVNVAIITSFLCVGISLMHYIRDIFSRFNRKINHINVSLLTFIPPLIFTIFYPKGFILALQYAAIFAVIVFVFTPMLLDKENKIRLPNMYAAILGGLVIVCQIISLAFTINPFANFF; translated from the coding sequence ATGTTTTCAAAATCTTTTGGTAGTGTATTGTTAATTATAGGTACAACTATAGGGGCTGGTATGCTTTCTTTACCTCTTATAGTTGCCTCATGTGGCTTTTTTACAGCAATAGTTTTATTGATAATGTCATGGAGTGTAATGTATTTAATGGCATTGAAGCTATTAAAAGTATGCTCTGAGTATCCATTAGGGGTTAATTTCACAACTATGATGGAATCGCGTTCTTCTAGAGCATATCAATTGTTTTTTACGATTGTATATATGCTACTTTTATATTCATTAATGTCGGCTTACACGACTCAGGGATCTAGCCTTATTGAAGCTATAGGACAAGCTGCTTCAAAAGATACTTCATCTGATATGAATACAGCAGTTAGTGCAATTATCTTTATTCTGATTTTTAGCTCATTTATGTATAGTTATAAGATTAGTGATTATGCAAATAGAACATTTGTATTTTTAAAACTGGTATTTTTTATTTTGTGTTTGGGATGGATGGTTGTATATATTAATCCAGACTATTTGAAAGTAACTCCATTATCTATACTGGCTTTAGTATTTGCGTGGCCAACTCTTTTACCATCATTTGGTTTTCAAAATATTATTCCGGTTTTATATGAATATCAGGAGGGTGATATAAATAGTATTCGTAAGAGTATACTTATAGGTAGCCTTAGTGTTCTATTCATATATATATTGTGGTTACTTTTATGTTTAGCCTTGATTCCTCAGGCTGGGGAGCATAGTTATCAAAGTATTTTTGGTAATGGTAATAGCTTAGGGGATTTTGTGGCTGAAATAAAAATGATAACTAGTTCGGCAACAATACAATTATTTTTAAATGTATTTGTTAACGTGGCGATTATTACATCATTTTTATGTGTTGGAATATCACTTATGCATTATATAAGAGATATTTTCTCAAGATTTAATAGGAAGATAAATCATATAAACGTTAGTTTATTGACTTTTATTCCACCATTGATATTTACAATATTCTATCCAAAAGGGTTTATCCTTGCTTTGCAATATGCAGCTATATTTGCAGTGATCGTATTTGTATTCACACCAATGCTTCTAGATAAAGAAAATAAAATAAGATTGCCAAATATGTATGCTGCAATATTAGGAGGATTGGTAATTGTTTGTCAAATTATCAGCTTAGCTTTTACAATAAATCCATTTGCGAACTTTTTTTAG
- a CDS encoding CPBP family intramembrane glutamic endopeptidase yields MGIVKPLGLISIFLVFIFSFGLRESYTKTLIHVPITILAFIFLLLLSAHVIPGFNNLKLLNNVYISKDAIPFSLYLNYDSIVSAYGLLLFSVQIKLAKFKELPLIIRSGLFYGLISIVILIPIIFALGFVHWDVKLTKITLLFAIVNLIFTCISEEIFWRGFVQNSIAKYSSSIIAVLITSILFAVIHIVFAGVNFAILAFVASLIYGFSYVKTKRLEVSIICHYFVNMAQFIFVTYPILKSAWIV; encoded by the coding sequence GTGGGAATAGTTAAACCATTAGGTCTTATATCTATATTTCTAGTATTTATTTTTTCTTTTGGATTAAGAGAATCTTATACAAAAACTTTGATACATGTTCCTATCACGATATTAGCTTTTATATTTTTATTGCTTTTGTCTGCTCATGTAATACCAGGATTTAATAATCTAAAGTTATTAAATAATGTTTACATATCAAAAGATGCTATACCTTTTTCATTGTATCTTAATTATGATTCGATAGTGTCAGCATATGGTCTATTATTATTTTCTGTTCAAATAAAGCTAGCAAAATTTAAAGAGCTGCCTTTAATCATTAGATCAGGACTATTTTATGGTTTAATAAGTATAGTCATTTTAATTCCGATAATTTTTGCTCTTGGTTTTGTACATTGGGATGTTAAATTAACAAAGATAACTTTATTGTTTGCTATTGTTAATCTTATTTTTACATGTATATCAGAGGAGATATTCTGGAGAGGTTTTGTTCAAAATAGTATAGCTAAGTATAGTAGTAGCATCATTGCTGTGCTGATTACCTCTATTTTATTTGCAGTGATTCATATTGTTTTTGCAGGAGTAAACTTTGCTATATTAGCTTTTGTGGCAAGCTTAATTTATGGATTTAGTTATGTAAAAACCAAGAGATTAGAAGTGAGTATAATTTGTCATTATTTTGTTAATATGGCCCAATTTATATTTGTAACTTATCCTATATTAAAAAGTGCTTGGATAGTTTAA
- a CDS encoding PilW family protein: protein MNKYQKGITLVELLVSMTISVIVIGSSITTYVGVKKIYQNINQQANDNVKALMVKQAFENILSNMGFACVYGSQNQSFEDNTGDNMLSILEKGVASVGNMPFPNDYGLPGSMEGDCSGECFQIGTDYLMIQRDTEYTNTVSDSSGLVFTVPKNSIKELASDEYIITCTANAYNLMKISDISTNGEETSITISNNIDSSIGKGGYVGKYELDIYYIRDTGRLDKLGNKIYSLYLYIRDSSSRGMSYELIDGVSNLKIAYVKTEDVSQGSNINWSSISSATRLDKNVSGLKLSFDINGQTYNRIIPINVN, encoded by the coding sequence ATGAATAAATATCAGAAAGGAATAACTTTAGTAGAGTTATTAGTATCTATGACTATATCTGTGATAGTTATAGGTAGCTCTATAACAACATACGTTGGTGTTAAAAAGATTTACCAGAATATTAATCAACAGGCTAATGATAATGTAAAAGCTTTGATGGTAAAGCAAGCCTTTGAAAATATCTTAAGTAATATGGGTTTTGCATGTGTGTATGGTTCGCAGAATCAATCTTTTGAAGATAATACTGGAGATAATATGTTAAGTATCTTAGAAAAAGGCGTGGCTTCTGTAGGTAATATGCCTTTTCCTAATGATTATGGTCTGCCTGGTAGTATGGAGGGAGATTGTAGTGGAGAGTGTTTTCAGATTGGAACTGATTATTTAATGATTCAAAGAGATACGGAATACACAAACACGGTATCTGATAGTTCAGGACTAGTATTTACTGTGCCAAAAAACTCTATAAAAGAATTGGCAAGTGATGAGTATATTATTACTTGTACAGCCAATGCCTATAATCTTATGAAAATTTCAGATATATCAACTAATGGAGAGGAGACGAGTATAACGATATCTAATAATATAGATTCTTCTATAGGCAAAGGTGGTTATGTTGGTAAGTATGAGCTAGATATATATTATATACGCGATACAGGTAGACTTGATAAGTTAGGTAATAAAATTTATTCATTATATCTTTATATTAGAGATAGTTCTTCTAGAGGGATGTCATATGAGCTTATAGATGGAGTAAGCAATTTAAAAATAGCGTATGTAAAAACTGAAGATGTTTCACAGGGAAGTAATATAAACTGGAGTAGTATCAGTTCTGCAACTAGGCTGGATAAGAATGTTTCGGGTTTGAAGTTATCTTTTGATATTAATGGACAAACATATAATAGAATTATTCCGATAAATGTTAATTAA
- a CDS encoding homoserine kinase produces MKLANISSSKAFAPATSANFAVGYDLLGFAIDGVGDTIELKKRNDSKLVIKEIIGVAGADKLPFDSEKNVATAVIKKFLSDKSIDIGFDVYINKGITLGSGMGGSAASSVAALVAMNAFFEEPYSYDDLIDYAIYGESLISGSFHGDNAVPCMFGGLVLLQSSKPCKKIDLPIVDCNVAIVCPDLSIETKKARELLKEPYDLSTIVEHSSCLASVISALYTHNIDLLGESLKDVLIEPRRAGLITGFYDVQKAAKDAGAIACGISGSGPTMFALVKKEDNVDAVVNAMRNKFNEFSLSADSWISAMSKKGAYLLEKK; encoded by the coding sequence ATGAAACTCGCTAACATAAGTTCATCTAAAGCTTTTGCTCCAGCAACTAGTGCAAACTTTGCAGTTGGATATGATCTTTTAGGTTTTGCTATAGATGGAGTGGGAGATACTATAGAGCTCAAAAAAAGAAATGATTCTAAGCTGGTTATAAAAGAAATAATAGGAGTAGCAGGGGCCGATAAACTTCCTTTTGACAGTGAAAAAAATGTTGCAACAGCCGTTATTAAAAAATTTCTTTCAGATAAAAGTATTGATATTGGTTTTGATGTTTATATTAACAAAGGTATAACGCTTGGTTCGGGTATGGGAGGTTCAGCGGCTTCTTCAGTTGCTGCGCTAGTAGCCATGAATGCATTCTTTGAAGAACCATATTCATATGATGATTTGATTGATTATGCTATATATGGTGAAAGCCTTATATCTGGGTCTTTTCATGGTGATAATGCTGTACCGTGTATGTTTGGTGGTTTAGTATTGTTACAAAGCTCAAAACCATGCAAAAAAATAGATCTACCAATTGTAGATTGTAATGTTGCTATTGTTTGCCCAGATCTTTCAATAGAAACAAAAAAAGCTAGAGAACTCTTAAAAGAACCATATGATTTGTCTACAATTGTTGAACATAGCTCTTGTTTGGCATCAGTTATAAGTGCTTTATATACTCATAATATAGATCTATTGGGCGAAAGCTTGAAGGATGTACTTATTGAGCCAAGAAGAGCAGGGTTGATAACTGGGTTTTATGATGTTCAGAAAGCTGCTAAAGATGCTGGAGCTATTGCATGTGGGATATCTGGCTCTGGACCGACTATGTTTGCTTTGGTTAAAAAAGAAGATAATGTTGATGCAGTTGTTAATGCTATGAGAAACAAATTTAATGAGTTTAGTTTAAGCGCTGATAGCTGGATTAGTGCTATGAGCAAGAAAGGCGCATACTTATTAGAGAAAAAATAA
- the thrA gene encoding bifunctional aspartate kinase/homoserine dehydrogenase I codes for MIVHKFGGSSLATAEKIKNVSNIVTCKDEAIVVSASAKTTRNLQKSIDQAIAGQDYDETINLIFDHHNEIIKELMPNDEDLSSLILTDLRNIKHILSTMTITGFCADSLRFFILGFGEIWSAQILAAYLKSKGENSYFIDASECLIVNDSNYPVAVNWQVSLEKLEAIIEANPADVYVITGFIAQNKYGKRTILGLNCSDYSAAIFARLLQSRKLYIWTDVAGVYSANPQVVPEAKPLTKLTYKEALELAYFGASVVHPLTIAPMALENTPIYIKSSYTPNEEGTKISAEKDEDQGLIKGLTSVPNVAIVRVQGAGMIGVSGISVKVFGALEKAKVSVMMISQASSEYSICFAIDSSDADKATEALRTEFERDIKSNLIEEIVVEKHYSLITAVGEGMKAKTGSLAKLVNSLKLANINIHAIAQGSSERSVTFAVKAEDENRGVQAMHRHYNTVSDDIAIAIIGAGKIGKAFIKQMKQTYESWYAKGVNLVLIGVTNSKGMRIVYENLLFDNIDNLLVEKTEPVNLEKLADFMSRASATKKIIIDATASENVSKSYIKFLQKGLSVVTPNKYANSGNYEYYQELRKAANLNGASFLYETNVCAGLPLINTLQNMVESGDDVKSIRGIFSGTLSYLFTQLNNGVVFSDAVKMAYDAGYTEPDPRQDLSGMDVARKTTILAREIGLNIGLNDLVIENLVPEELRECSVEEFFEKLPTFNNQIMKQIENKKQNLAGVHYVGTIENGSANVGIQAYDEGSPFANVKGTDNIVMITTERYTQPMVIQGAGAGVQVTAAGVYADVITVIREK; via the coding sequence ATGATAGTACATAAGTTTGGTGGGAGTAGTCTTGCTACAGCAGAAAAAATAAAAAATGTTTCTAATATTGTAACTTGTAAAGATGAGGCTATAGTTGTTTCAGCATCTGCAAAAACAACTAGAAACCTGCAGAAAAGTATAGACCAAGCTATAGCTGGACAAGATTATGATGAAACTATTAATTTAATTTTTGATCACCATAATGAAATTATTAAAGAACTAATGCCAAATGATGAGGATTTAAGTTCATTAATACTTACAGACTTGCGTAATATAAAACATATTCTAAGTACAATGACTATTACAGGTTTTTGTGCAGACAGCTTAAGATTTTTCATTTTAGGCTTTGGAGAAATCTGGTCAGCTCAGATTTTAGCAGCATACTTAAAGTCAAAAGGTGAAAACTCATATTTTATTGATGCTTCAGAATGCTTGATTGTTAACGATAGCAATTATCCAGTTGCAGTTAATTGGCAGGTAAGTTTAGAGAAACTTGAAGCTATCATAGAAGCTAATCCAGCCGATGTGTATGTAATCACTGGTTTTATTGCTCAAAATAAGTATGGAAAGAGAACTATTCTAGGCTTAAATTGTAGTGATTATTCAGCAGCAATATTTGCAAGGCTTTTACAGTCAAGAAAGCTATATATTTGGACAGATGTTGCAGGTGTATATAGTGCTAACCCACAAGTAGTACCAGAAGCAAAACCTCTTACTAAATTAACATATAAAGAAGCTTTAGAGCTCGCGTATTTTGGAGCATCAGTTGTACATCCTCTTACTATTGCGCCTATGGCTTTAGAGAATACTCCTATATATATAAAGAGTAGTTATACACCAAATGAAGAAGGTACAAAAATAAGTGCTGAAAAAGATGAAGATCAAGGACTTATTAAAGGTTTAACAAGTGTGCCTAATGTTGCTATTGTTCGAGTCCAAGGTGCTGGCATGATAGGCGTTTCAGGTATTTCAGTTAAGGTTTTTGGAGCTTTAGAAAAAGCTAAAGTTTCTGTGATGATGATATCTCAGGCAAGCTCGGAATATTCAATATGTTTTGCAATTGATAGTTCTGATGCTGATAAAGCAACAGAAGCTTTAAGAACTGAGTTTGAAAGAGATATAAAAAGTAATCTTATCGAAGAGATAGTGGTTGAAAAGCATTATTCTTTAATTACAGCTGTTGGTGAAGGTATGAAAGCTAAGACTGGATCACTAGCAAAACTAGTTAATTCACTTAAATTGGCAAACATAAATATTCATGCTATTGCTCAGGGCTCATCTGAAAGAAGTGTGACTTTTGCAGTCAAAGCAGAAGATGAAAATCGTGGTGTTCAAGCTATGCACCGTCACTATAACACTGTAAGTGATGATATTGCTATTGCGATAATAGGAGCTGGAAAAATTGGTAAAGCTTTTATTAAGCAAATGAAACAAACTTATGAAAGTTGGTATGCTAAAGGTGTAAATTTAGTCCTTATTGGAGTAACTAACTCTAAAGGGATGAGAATTGTTTATGAAAATCTTTTATTCGATAATATAGATAATCTGTTAGTTGAAAAAACAGAACCAGTTAATTTAGAGAAATTGGCTGACTTTATGTCTCGTGCATCTGCTACTAAGAAAATTATTATAGATGCTACAGCTAGTGAAAATGTTTCTAAAAGCTATATTAAGTTTTTACAGAAAGGATTGAGCGTTGTAACTCCTAATAAGTATGCTAATTCAGGTAATTATGAATATTATCAAGAACTAAGAAAAGCAGCTAATTTAAATGGAGCAAGTTTTTTATATGAAACGAACGTTTGTGCAGGCTTACCACTTATAAACACATTGCAAAATATGGTTGAGAGTGGAGATGATGTTAAATCTATTAGAGGTATTTTTTCAGGAACATTAAGTTATTTATTCACGCAATTAAATAATGGTGTAGTTTTCTCTGATGCTGTTAAGATGGCATATGATGCAGGTTATACAGAACCAGATCCTAGACAAGACTTATCGGGTATGGATGTTGCAAGAAAAACTACAATCTTAGCAAGAGAAATAGGTTTAAATATAGGTTTAAATGATCTGGTTATAGAGAACTTAGTCCCAGAAGAACTAAGAGAGTGTAGTGTAGAAGAATTTTTTGAAAAACTTCCTACATTTAATAATCAGATAATGAAGCAGATTGAAAATAAAAAACAAAATCTTGCAGGAGTTCATTATGTTGGAACTATCGAAAATGGAAGTGCTAATGTAGGTATCCAAGCGTACGATGAAGGTAGTCCGTTTGCTAATGTAAAAGGCACTGACAATATAGTGATGATAACTACTGAAAGATATACTCAACCTATGGTTATCCAAGGTGCAGGTGCCGGTGTTCAAGTTACAGCAGCTGGTGTTTATGCAGATGTTATAACTGTAATAAGAGAAAAGTAA